A window from Candidatus Margulisiibacteriota bacterium encodes these proteins:
- a CDS encoding CoA-binding protein, with protein MKTKKTLIIGASPKESRYSYMAVTKLTELGHEAIPVGIRNGLIAGIEIITGMPKIDDVHTVTLYVGPQNQPPYYNYVLSLKPKRVIFNPGTENDEFHEILKENNVEVLVACTLVLLTTGQY; from the coding sequence ATGAAAACCAAAAAAACCTTAATAATCGGTGCTAGTCCCAAAGAATCAAGATATTCATATATGGCTGTTACAAAGCTAACTGAGCTAGGACATGAAGCAATTCCTGTTGGCATTAGAAACGGGCTAATCGCCGGAATAGAAATCATAACTGGCATGCCAAAAATTGATGATGTTCATACTGTTACGCTTTATGTCGGACCACAAAACCAACCACCATACTACAATTATGTTTTAAGTCTTAAACCAAAAAGGGTTATTTTCAATCCAGGAACTGAGAATGATGAGTTTCATGAAATACTAAAGGAAAACAATGTTGAAGTGTTAGTGGCTTGCACCTTAGTACTTTTAACAACTGGGCAATATTAA